Proteins encoded in a region of the Phaenicophaeus curvirostris isolate KB17595 chromosome 1, BPBGC_Pcur_1.0, whole genome shotgun sequence genome:
- the ETFBKMT gene encoding electron transfer flavoprotein beta subunit lysine methyltransferase, giving the protein MTFRVGKWLLLVGRQNSFAKTWRSRKGSPPLCWKRYCHWSAGKSLDPEVRAFLEENTEVTSSGHLTPEIRLRLLTPRCKFWREKPDLWPYGDPFWAIYWPGGQALSRYILDNPCVVKGRSVLDLGSGCGATAIAAVMSGASQVLANDIDPIAGMAMILNCELNHLNPFPIAIKNIINSEVGNWDLIFLGDMFYDEQLADSLHHWLRTCIRIQQTEVLIGDPGRHQFLSHSIHSQLHKVIEYSLPEYTRQENYGLTSSIVWSYQPSNSSENC; this is encoded by the exons ATGACTTTCCGTGTCGGGAAGTGGCTTCTCCTTGTGGGCAGGCAGAACAGTTTTGCCAAGACTTGGAGGAGCAGGAAGGGAAGTCCTCCTCTGTGCTGGAAGCGCTACTGCCATTGGAGTGCTGGCAAGTCTCTGGACCCTGAGGTGAGAGCGTTTTTGGAGGAGAACACGGAGGTCACCAGCAGTGGACACCTCACACCAGAGATACGACTGCGCCTCCTCACCCCTCGGTGCAAGTTCTGGAGGGAAAAACCTGACCTGTGGCCTTATGGAGATCCATTCTGGGCAATTTACTGGCCAGGAGGCCAAGCCCTCTCCAG gtatATTTTAGACAATCCATGTGTTGTTAAAGGACGATCAGTTCTGGATCTAGGAAGTGGATGTGGAGCAACAGCAATAGCTGCTGTGATGAGTGGTGCATCGCAAGTCCTTGCTAATGACATTGACCCTA TTGCAGGAATGGCGATGATCTTGAACTGTGAACTGAACCACCTGAATCCCTTCCCCATTGCCATTAAGAACATTATTAATTCAGAGGTTGGCAACTGGGACCTCATTTTTCTAGGAGACATGTTTTATGATGAACAACTCGCCGACAGTCTGCATCACTGGCTGAGGACGTGCATCAGGATACAGCAAACTGAAGTGCTGATTGGTGACCCTGGCAGGCATCAGTTTTTAAGCCACAGCATTCACAGTCAGTTGCACAAAGTTATAGAATACTCACTTCCCGAGTACACTAGGCAAGAAAACTATGGTTTAACATCAAGTATCGTCTGGAGTTACCAGCCCTCAAATAGCTCAGAAAACTGTTGA
- the AMN1 gene encoding protein AMN1 homolog isoform X1 produces MSRFSGPWDGTGEHFQLLLDLCVRCLTKNLSRYAADIKSLPPNIKDKLIKLMSMQGQITDSNISEVLHPAVEFLDLRDCDISDKALWQLYNCKQLKKINLNSWKENRLGITSEGVVALALSCPSLHEVSFKRCCNLTDSGVIALALNCPFLQIVNLGGCSGIMDASLQALGKNCKFLHSVDFSSTRVTDDGVVALVSGTCSKNLKEIHMEHCVSLTDVAVEAVLTYCPKIHIFLFHGCPLMTDRSRDALEQLVLSNKMKQVTWTVY; encoded by the exons gtgCGTTCGGTGTTTGACAAAGAATCTTTCCAGATATGCTGCAGATATTAAGTCATTGCCACCCAACATAAAGGATAAACTGATTAAATTAATGAGTATGCAAGGGCAAATAACTGATTCAAATATCAGTGAG GTATTGCACCCTGCTGTAGAGTTTCTAGACCTCCGAGACTGTGATATTTCAGATAAGGCATTGTGGCAGCTTTATAACTGCAAGCaattgaaaaaaatcaacttaaattcttggaaagaaaacagattggGAATCACTTCAGAAG GTGTCGTAGCACTGGCCTTATCCTGCCCTTCCTTGCATGAAGTGTCTTTTAAAAGGTGCTGCAATTTAACCGACAGTGGAGTTATTGCTCTTGCGCTCAACTGCCCGTTCCTACAAATAGTGAACTTGGGCGGCTGTTCAGGCATCATGGATGCGTCTCTGCAGGCACTAGGAAAAAACTgcaaatttcttcacagtgtgGACTTTTCATCTACTCGG GTAACAGATGATGGCGTTGTAGCACTAGTGAGCGGAACATGTTCAAAGAATTTAAAG GAGATCCACATGGAACACTGTGTAAGTCTGACCGATGTTGCTGTGGAAGCGGTTCTTACGTATTGTCCAAAGatacacatttttctgttccaCGGGTGCCCATTGATGACAG atcGCTCTCGAGATGCTTTAGAGCAGCTAGTCTTATCAAACAAAATGAAGCAAGTAACATGGACTGTTTACTGA
- the AMN1 gene encoding protein AMN1 homolog isoform X2, producing MCVRCLTKNLSRYAADIKSLPPNIKDKLIKLMSMQGQITDSNISEVLHPAVEFLDLRDCDISDKALWQLYNCKQLKKINLNSWKENRLGITSEGVVALALSCPSLHEVSFKRCCNLTDSGVIALALNCPFLQIVNLGGCSGIMDASLQALGKNCKFLHSVDFSSTRVTDDGVVALVSGTCSKNLKEIHMEHCVSLTDVAVEAVLTYCPKIHIFLFHGCPLMTDRSRDALEQLVLSNKMKQVTWTVY from the exons gtgCGTTCGGTGTTTGACAAAGAATCTTTCCAGATATGCTGCAGATATTAAGTCATTGCCACCCAACATAAAGGATAAACTGATTAAATTAATGAGTATGCAAGGGCAAATAACTGATTCAAATATCAGTGAG GTATTGCACCCTGCTGTAGAGTTTCTAGACCTCCGAGACTGTGATATTTCAGATAAGGCATTGTGGCAGCTTTATAACTGCAAGCaattgaaaaaaatcaacttaaattcttggaaagaaaacagattggGAATCACTTCAGAAG GTGTCGTAGCACTGGCCTTATCCTGCCCTTCCTTGCATGAAGTGTCTTTTAAAAGGTGCTGCAATTTAACCGACAGTGGAGTTATTGCTCTTGCGCTCAACTGCCCGTTCCTACAAATAGTGAACTTGGGCGGCTGTTCAGGCATCATGGATGCGTCTCTGCAGGCACTAGGAAAAAACTgcaaatttcttcacagtgtgGACTTTTCATCTACTCGG GTAACAGATGATGGCGTTGTAGCACTAGTGAGCGGAACATGTTCAAAGAATTTAAAG GAGATCCACATGGAACACTGTGTAAGTCTGACCGATGTTGCTGTGGAAGCGGTTCTTACGTATTGTCCAAAGatacacatttttctgttccaCGGGTGCCCATTGATGACAG atcGCTCTCGAGATGCTTTAGAGCAGCTAGTCTTATCAAACAAAATGAAGCAAGTAACATGGACTGTTTACTGA